In a genomic window of Lycium ferocissimum isolate CSIRO_LF1 chromosome 9, AGI_CSIRO_Lferr_CH_V1, whole genome shotgun sequence:
- the LOC132029356 gene encoding ABC transporter G family member 9-like, which produces MEQEMKNIQENQHADQSKSAAIFKKSNRPVTLKFENVVYKIKLVKEGCFKNSSKSEEEKIILKGVSGIVSPGEMLAILGPSGSGKTTLLTGLGGRLVNGHLDGAITYSNKPFSNAMKRNTGFVTQDDVLYPHLTVSETLVFTALLRLPKTFTVVEKITHAEAVITQLGLIKCKDSVVGGPLLRGISGGERKRVSIGQEMLINPSLLFLDEPTSGLDSTTALRILSTLRDLAKGGRTVVMTIHQPSSRLFYMFDKVLLLSEGNPLYFGRGEDAMGYFSRIGFSPLVAMNPSDFLLDLANGILSDDPRVLTDEPGEDPASIKQTLVTAFKTNLAENLKEQLQECDDHQIAEKFHEKKFKQWPNTWWQQFSVLFRRGMKERKHEYFSRLKVGQVLVLALMCGLLWWKSNNIQDQIGLLFFYTNFWEFFPMFQAIFTFPQERMMLEKERSSGMYRLSAYFMARTVGDLPMELVLPTVFTIVTYWMAGLKPSTWNFFSTLLALLYNVLVSQGLGLAIGAIIKDLKSATALGSVIMLSMTLVGGYFVQHVPSFIAWIKYVSITLYAYKLLLGSQFTPGETYLCGKSATCLVEDFPSIKTIGIGGKGISIVALAIMLLGYRFLAYVALTRIGVTKK; this is translated from the exons ATGGAACAAGAGATGAAGAATATACAAGAAAATCAGCACGCTGATCAATCTAAAAGTGcagctattttcaagaaaagtaaTCGTCCTGTCACCCTTAAG TTTGAGAATGTTGTTTACAAGATTAAGCTTGTGAAAGAAGGGTGTTTCAAGAACTCCTCTAAATCAGAGGAAGAGAAAATAATCTTGAAGGGTGTCTCGGGGATCGTTTCTCCGGGCGAAATGCTGGCCATATTAGGCCCTTCAGGCAGTGGCAAAACAACTCTACTAACTGGACTCGGAGGCAGGCTTGTTAATGGCCATCTTGATGGTGCTATAACATACAGTAACAAGCCCTTTTCCAATGCCATGAAGCGTAACACCGGCTTTGTTACTCAAGATGATGTTCTTTACCCTCATCTCACAGTGTCCGAGACACTCGTGTTCACTGCCCTCCTCCGTTTGCCCAAAACTTTTACGGTTGTGGAAAAAATCACGCATGCTGAAGCGGTTATAACTCAACTCGGATTAATAAAGTGCAAGGATAGCGTCGTTGGAGGTCCACTATTGAGAGGAATTTCAGGTGGGGAGAGGAAAAGGGTAAGTATAGGGCAGGAAATGCTTATTAACCCGAGTTTATTGTTCTTGGATGAACCAACATCGGGGCTTGATTCTACTACAGCTTTAAGGATTCTGTCTACATTGAGGGATTTGGCGAAGGGTGGCAGGACGGTTGTGATGACAATACATCAACCTTCGAGTAGGCTATTTTACATGTTCGACAAAGTGTTGCTATTATCCGAAGGAAATCCCCTGTATTTTGGCAGAGGCGAAGATGCGATGGGATATTTTTCAAGGATCGGATTTTCCCCGTTGGTTGCTATGAATCCCTCGGACTTCTTATTGGATCTTGCAAATG gTATATTATCGGATGATCCTCGCGTATTAACAGATGAACCTGGTGAAGATCCAGCATCGATCAAGCAAACTTTGGTAACCGCTTTCAAAACCAATCTAGCAGAGAACTTGAAAGAACAATTGCAAGAATGTGACGATCATCAGATTGCTGAAAAATTTCATGAGAAGAAATTCAagcaatggccaaacacgtggTGGCAGCAATTCTCAGTGTTATTTAGAAGAGGGATGAAAGAACGGAAACACGAGTACTTCTCTCGCCTCAAGGTTGGACAAGTCTTGGTGCTGGctttaatgtgtggattgttatGGTGGAAATCTAATAACATACAAGATCAG ATTGGGCTTCTGTTCTTCTACACTAATTTCTGGGAGTTTTTTCCTATGTTCCAAGCTATTTTTACCTTCCCACAAGAGAGGATGATGCTGGAGAAAGAAAGATCATCAGGCATGTACCGACTCTCTGCATATTTCATGGCTCGGACTGTAGGTGACCTTCCCATGGAGCTAGTCCTTCCGACTGTTTTCACCATTGTAACCTACTGGATGGCTGGCCTAAAACCGTCCACATGGAACTTCTTCTCTACCTTATTGGCCCTCCTCTACAATGTACTAGTCTCCCAAGGCCTCGGACTTGCTATTGGTGCAATAATTAAAGACCTAAAATCAGCCACTGCACTCGGCTCAGTCATCATGCTATCGATGACCTTAGTCGGAGGGTACTTCGTTCAGCATGTCCCGAGCTTCATTGCCTGGATCAAGTACGTATCAATTACTCTGTACGCGTACAAGCTCTTGTTGGGGTCCCAGTTTACGCCGGGGGAAACATATTTGTGTGGCAAAAGTGCGACGTGTCTAGTTGAAGATTTTCCTTCCATAAAGACTATAGGGATTGGAGGTAAGGGCATCTCAATTGTTGCATTGGCTATTATGCTTTTGGGTTACAGGTTCTTGGCTTATGTTGCTCTTACGAGGATTGGCGTGACAAAGAAATAG